One window of Triticum dicoccoides isolate Atlit2015 ecotype Zavitan chromosome 5A, WEW_v2.0, whole genome shotgun sequence genomic DNA carries:
- the LOC119304260 gene encoding pentatricopeptide repeat-containing protein At1g03100, mitochondrial-like, with protein MLRLARICTARPRSGRAVFALLACPPPCIASHSLDHKYHDAIKCTGDKDTGFSNRKSHAVTRGACFSTATETVLVQARDSSLLASEIETGTDQQRFDDAWRAYEKHLHMDGLPRKSVLSKLITGFAATCDTHRLNQSYNVVDRAFQERHELLEKEALIYLSLILARCTLPYLAVNVVRKLVKIEAYPPVAAWSAIIAHMCQTATGSFLAADMVMEIGYLFQNNRVDPRKKSNRPLLAMKPNSFTFSIVLTASLLFGTTKKAEQLLELMPRIGVKPEASLLVVMARIYEKNGHKDEIQKLKRHVDEACGLSESEFRQYYDCLLSCHLKFGDLDSAVDMVLDMLKKGNNAKRSLEAAKAVLEAVESNKLYLPYEKTGPENSGSPDKPLSTDRQMQNYSSFFKDKSFARFELEARELHKLLSDKLQEQVGLVKSEHGVLHPTETMYAKLVKAFLEADKISALASFLVKASKEDSPVSVESSFVVQVINACISLGLLEQAHDLLDEMRFSGVRVGSSIYSSLLKAYCKEENHEDDITALLKDAQQAGIQLDSSCYEDLIQSRAHHNNTTGALHLFKEMKSSNIQKSVNREFEMLVQSCDSNEAALTAKLVEEVKSGHTVNHALHDWNNVIHFFCKKRLMHDAHKALSKMRVLGHTPNAQTFHCLVTAYAAVGGKYVEVTDLWGEMKVLANSNSMKFDQELLDSLLYCFVRGGFFLRAMEVIELMEKCEMFIDKYKYKSLWLKYHRTLYKGKAPKVQTEAQLIRREAAIHFKRWIGLT; from the coding sequence ATGCTCCGCCTTGCAAGAATCTGTACTGCAAGGCCGCGTTCAGGCCGTGCCGTATTTGCGCTCCTCGCCTGTCCGCCACCCTGTATTGCCTCTCACAGCTTGGACCACAAGTATCATGATGCTATCAAGTGCACCGGTGACAAAGATACCGGATTCTCGAACCGGAAATCGCATGCCGTTACTCGTGGCGCTTGCTTCTCCACCGCTACCGAAACGGTTCTCGTCCAAGCCCGGGACTCGTCTCTGCTAGCATCGGAGATAGAAACTGGGACCGACCAGCAGAGGTTCGATGATGCGTGGAGGGCCTACGAGAAGCACCTTCACATGGACGGGCTCCCGAGAAAGTCTGTTCTGAGCAAGCTCATCACTGGCTTCGCGGCGACCTGTGACACTCACAGGCTTAACCAGTCATACAATGTGGTTGATCGCGCATTTCAAGAGAGGCATGAACTGCTGGAGAAGGAGGCCCTGATTTACCTGTCCCTTATTCTTGCACGGTGCACTCTTCCTTATCTTGCTGTAAATGTTGTGAGGAAGCTGGTGAAGATTGAAGCATACCCACCCGTTGCAGCATGGTCTGCAATTATAGCACACATGTGTCAGACTGCAACCGGCTCATTTCTTGCTGCCGACATGGTAATGGAGATCGGATACCTTTTCCAGAACAATAGAGTTGATCCGCGGAAGAAGAGCAACCGTCCACTGCTAGCAATGAAGCCCAATTCATTTACCTTCAGCATTGTTCTGACTGCATCCCTCCTGTTTGGTACTACTAAAAAGGCGGAGCAGCTTCTCGAATTAATGCCCAGGATAGGGGTGAAACCTGAAGCCAGCTTGTTGGTTGTCATGGCTCGCATATATGAAAAGAATGGACACAAAGATGAGATTCAGAAGTTGAAGAGGCATGTAGATGAGGCCTGTGGTCTCAGTGAATCAGAGTTCAGGCAGTACTATGATTGCCTGCTCTCCTGCCATTTGAAATTCGGGGATTTGGATTCTGCTGTGGATATGGTACTGGATATGCTTAAAAAGGGTAACAACGCAAAGCGGTCACTAGAAGCAGCTAAAGCAGTTCTTGAAGCAGTCGAATCTAACAAATTGTATCTTCCTTATGAGAAAACGGGCCCCGAAAATTCAGGTTCCCCAGATAAACCTCTGTCTACTGATCGCCAAATGCAAAATTACTCTTCATTCTTCAAAGATAAGAGCTTTGCAAGGTTTGAATTAGAGGCGAGAGAATTACACAAGCTATTATCAGATAAGCTGCAGGAACAGGTTGGACTGGTAAAATCTGAACATGGTGTCCTCCATCCAACTGAAACAATGTATGCCAAACTAGTCAAAGCTTTCTTGGAAGCAGATAAGATCAGTGCATTGGCATCGTTTCTTGTGAAGGCAAGCAAAGAGGATTCACCTGTGTCTGTTGAGAGCTCCTTTGTTGTACAAGTGATAAATGCATGCATTTCTCTTGGGTTATTAGAGCAAGCACATGACCTTCTTGACGAGATGAGATTTTCTGGAGTTAGAGTTGGTTCTTCCATTTATTCGTCACTCCTAAAAGCTTACTGCAAAGAGGAGAATCATGAAGATGATATAACTGCACTTTTGAAGGATGCTCAACAGGCAGGAATCCAGCTTGATTCAAGCTGCTACGAAGATTTGATACAATCCAGGGCACATCACAATAACACCACAGGCGCTCTCCATCTTTTTAAAGAGATGAAGAGCTCAAACATTCAAAAATCTGTTAACAGGGAGTTTGAGATGCTAGTACAAAGCTGTGATAGCAATGAAGCTGCTTTGACGGCTAAGCTAGTGGAAGAAGTCAAAAGTGGCCATACAGTTAATCATGCCCTTCATGACTGGAACAATGTTATACATTTTTTCTGTAAGAAGAGATTAATGCACGATGCTCACAAAGCACTGAGCAAGATGCGTGTTTTAGGCCACACGCCAAATGCACAAACTTTCCATTGTTTAGTAACTGCTTATGCTGCTGTTGGTGGCAAGTATGTGGAGGTGACAGATTTGTGGGGCGAAATGAAAGTTCTGGCCAACTCCAACTCGATGAAATTTGATCAGGAACTGTTGGACTCTCTGTTGTATTGCTTTGTGAGAGGTGGTTTCTTCCTTCGAGCAATGGAAGTTATAGAATTGATGGAAAAGTGCGAGATGTTTATAGATAAATACAAGTACAAGTCCCTGTGGCTTAAATATCATAGAACATTGTACAAAGGTAAGGCTCCTAAGGTGCAAACAGAAGCTCAACTGATAAGGAGAGAAGCAGCAATACATTTCAAGAGATGGATTGGGTTGACATGA
- the LOC119304261 gene encoding uncharacterized protein LOC119304261 isoform X1 — translation MDVGAPDLITALPDDMLVEILVRLRCPRAAARTGGLSRSWRGLWTRLPIHVFRGVALGSVQAALASIKAEGGPGASVTLLDISVPEASLSESELRERVPKLLDAAAELSPVEFRLAVWENTPFKYVKVVVPRFPRATSVELQGLDLAFADQPCSWQGFPALERLSLTSCRAVLTNLLRRCPRLRVLRLRDDLLVCQHTNIIIKSSSLQELDVENRVPFLHRIHIHAPALKRLAMSFASSNNIIVSVSVSAPVLEKVSWRCRYSTVSTGLGVSVGLGPWGLLSVRLQTAETNGQVHPHVHVLSLFAAAHTSYRFSEGLSLTTEIERHMVTLFSVLELHVQTLGHVFGAFALHIFDIERIRTNTESLKVILMRSEGQYAAAIVVRRHDDLHCHVYQFRGSSKRSFYPVSTDSTS, via the exons CACCGGCGGCCTCTCCCGCTCGTGGCGCGGTCTCTGGACCCGCCTCCCCATCCACGTCTTCCGCGGCGTCGCGCTCGGCTCCGTCCAAGCGGCGCTCGCTTCGATCAAAGCCGAGGGCGGCCCCGGCGCGAGCGTGACGCTCCTCGACATCTCCGTTCCGGAGGCGTCCCTCTCCGAATCGGAGTTGAGAGAGCGCGTCCCCAAGCTGCTGGACGCCGCCGCGGAGCTCTCGCCGGTGGAGTTCCGCCTCGCCGTCTGGGAAAACACGCCGTTCAAGTACGTCAAAGTGGTCGTGCCCCGCTTCCCACGCGCCAcctcggtggagctgcaagggctGGATCTCGCCTTCGCCGACCAGCCATGCAGCTGGCAGGGGTTCCCGGCGCTGGAGAGGCTCTCCCTCACGAGCTGCCGCGCCGTCCTCACCAACCTGCTGCGCCGCTGTCCGCGGCTGCGCGTGTTGAGGCTCAGGGATGATCTTCTTGTCTGTCAACACACAAACATCATCATCAAATCCTCGTCGCTGCAGGAGCTGGATGTGGAGAACAGGGTCCCCTTCCTGCACCGCATCCACATCCACGCACCTGCGCTCAAGCGATTGGCCATGTCCTTTGCCAGCAGCAACAACATCATTGTGTCGGTGTCCGTTTCGGCACCAGTGCTGGAGAAGGTCTCATGGCGCTGCAGGTATTCCACCGTGTCCACCGGGCTTGGTGTGTCTGTCGGCCTTGGCCCTTGGGGCCTCTTGTCTGTGAGATTACAGACGGCAGAGACCAATGGACAGGTTCATCCTCACGTCCATGTCCTGTCGCTGTTCGCGGCCGCCCAT ACTTCATATAGATTTTCAGAGGGGCTCAGCCTTACGACGGAGATAGAGAGACATATGGTTACccttttctctgtgctggagctacACGTCCAAACGTTGGGGCATGTTTTTGGAGCATTTGCATTGCATATATTTGACATCGAACGGATCCGCACTAATACAGAAAGCCTTAAGGTCATCCTGATGAGATCAGAG GGTCAATATGCAGCTGCCATAGTGGTGCGCCGACATGATGATCTTCATTGTCATGTTTACCAGTTCAGGGGCTCATCGAAGAGATCGTTCTATCCCGTGTCGACCGACTCCACTAGCTAG
- the LOC119304261 gene encoding uncharacterized protein LOC119304261 isoform X2, which yields MDVGAPDLITALPDDMLVEILVRLRCPRAAARTGGLSRSWRGLWTRLPIHVFRGVALGSVQAALASIKAEGGPGASVTLLDISVPEASLSESELRERVPKLLDAAAELSPVEFRLAVWENTPFKYVKVVVPRFPRATSVELQGLDLAFADQPCSWQGFPALERLSLTSCRAVLTNLLRRCPRLRVLRLRDDLLVCQHTNIIIKSSSLQELDVENRVPFLHRIHIHAPALKRLAMSFASSNNIIVSVSVSAPVLEKVSWRCRYSTVSTGLGVSVGLGPWGLLSVRLQTAETNGQVHPHVHVLSLFAAAHTSYRFSEGLSLTTEIERHMVTLFSVLELHVQTLGHVFGAFALHIFDIERIRTNTESLKVILMRSEDNEACPENCCGQTSLWIQ from the exons CACCGGCGGCCTCTCCCGCTCGTGGCGCGGTCTCTGGACCCGCCTCCCCATCCACGTCTTCCGCGGCGTCGCGCTCGGCTCCGTCCAAGCGGCGCTCGCTTCGATCAAAGCCGAGGGCGGCCCCGGCGCGAGCGTGACGCTCCTCGACATCTCCGTTCCGGAGGCGTCCCTCTCCGAATCGGAGTTGAGAGAGCGCGTCCCCAAGCTGCTGGACGCCGCCGCGGAGCTCTCGCCGGTGGAGTTCCGCCTCGCCGTCTGGGAAAACACGCCGTTCAAGTACGTCAAAGTGGTCGTGCCCCGCTTCCCACGCGCCAcctcggtggagctgcaagggctGGATCTCGCCTTCGCCGACCAGCCATGCAGCTGGCAGGGGTTCCCGGCGCTGGAGAGGCTCTCCCTCACGAGCTGCCGCGCCGTCCTCACCAACCTGCTGCGCCGCTGTCCGCGGCTGCGCGTGTTGAGGCTCAGGGATGATCTTCTTGTCTGTCAACACACAAACATCATCATCAAATCCTCGTCGCTGCAGGAGCTGGATGTGGAGAACAGGGTCCCCTTCCTGCACCGCATCCACATCCACGCACCTGCGCTCAAGCGATTGGCCATGTCCTTTGCCAGCAGCAACAACATCATTGTGTCGGTGTCCGTTTCGGCACCAGTGCTGGAGAAGGTCTCATGGCGCTGCAGGTATTCCACCGTGTCCACCGGGCTTGGTGTGTCTGTCGGCCTTGGCCCTTGGGGCCTCTTGTCTGTGAGATTACAGACGGCAGAGACCAATGGACAGGTTCATCCTCACGTCCATGTCCTGTCGCTGTTCGCGGCCGCCCAT ACTTCATATAGATTTTCAGAGGGGCTCAGCCTTACGACGGAGATAGAGAGACATATGGTTACccttttctctgtgctggagctacACGTCCAAACGTTGGGGCATGTTTTTGGAGCATTTGCATTGCATATATTTGACATCGAACGGATCCGCACTAATACAGAAAGCCTTAAGGTCATCCTGATGAGATCAGAG GATAATGAAGCATGCCCAGAAAATTGCTGTGGACAGACATCTCTGTGGATACAATGA